DNA from Deltaproteobacteria bacterium:
GCGCGCTGATCAGGAAGCCCGCGACGACCGCGGTGACGAGCCCCTGCTCGGGCTTCACCCCCGAGGCGATGCCGAAGGCGATGGCCAGGGGGAGGGCGACCACCCCGACGATGAGCCCGGCGCCGAGGTCGTGGAGGAAGTGCTGGGCTCCGTAGCCCTCGCGGAGGGTGGAGATGGATTCGGGAAGGAGGCGAGCGAGGCCTCCGCGTTGGTCAGGCATGAGTGCTCGCACCCCGGCGGGAAGGCGCCGGAGACTGCGCCAGTGCCCCGAGGCTGGCAAGCGGAAACCGCTAGCGGAAGGGCAGGAAGCGGACGGGCGCGCCCTCGTCGAGCTGCCCGGGGCCGGGGGGCACGACGAAGAAGCCGTCGGCCTCCATCAGGGCGGCGAGGTGGGCCGAGCCGTGGAACTCGACGGGCACCGGGCGGCGGGCCTCGTCGAGGCGGGCGGGGACGTACTCCTGACGGTGGGCCTTCTTGCGGCGGAAGGGGCGGCCCAGGGGCAGGACGAGCTCCGGCGTGGCGTCGACCTCACCGGAGAGGCGGCGGGCGACGTGGAGCAGGCAGAGCTGGAAGGTCAGGAAGACCGCCACCGGGTTGCCGGGCAGGCCGATGACCAGGCGGTGGTCGGCGGTGGCGGCGGCAGAGAGGGGGCGGCCCGGCTTGATCTTCACGCCGCTGAAGAGGAGGCGCAGGCCGAGGTCGGAGAGCGCGCCCTGCACGTGGTCGAAGTCGCCGGTGGAGATGCCCCCGGAGAGGGTGACCAGATCGGCCTCGGCCAGCCCGGCGCGGATCCCCGCGGCGGTGGCCTCCCGGTCGTCAGGGAGGTGCTCGCTGCGGACCAGCTCCAGGCCGAAGCGGGGAGCCAGGGCCTCCAGCAGGGGCGTGTTCGTGTCGAGGATCTTCCCGGGGGTCAGGTCGGCGGGATCGCGGACCACCTCGTCGCCGGTGGAGAAGAGGGCGAGGCGCAGGGGCCGCGCCACCTCGACCTCGGTGACGCCGCTGGCCACCAGGTTCGCCACCTCCAGGGGCCCGAGGCGCCGCCCGGCGGCCAGCACCCGCTCGCCGCGCCGCAGGTCCTCGCCCCTCGCGCAGATGTTGGTGGAGGAGGAGGGGGCGGGCACCGTGAAGACCACCGCGCCGTCCTCCTCGTGGGCGTGCTCCTGCATCACCACCCGGGCGGCGCCCGCCGGCACCGGCGCGCCGGTCATGACCTTCACCGTGGTGCCGGGCTCGAGCACCTGCGGGGCGGCGTCCCCCGCCGCGACGCGCCCCAGCACGCGGTGGGCGCCGGCCTCGTCCCCGGCGAGGATGGCGTAGCCGTCCATGGCGGACTTGTCGAAGGGGGGCAGGTCGAGGCGGGCGTGCTGCTCGGCCGCCAGCACGCGCCCGAGGGCCCCGCGGACGGGCAGGGTGAGGGTGGGGAGGCGGTGGTCTCCCAGGGCACCGTCGAGGAGGG
Protein-coding regions in this window:
- a CDS encoding molybdopterin molybdotransferase MoeA, with amino-acid sequence MSTTPTNVSLEEMIALLDGALGDHRLPTLTLPVRGALGRVLAAEQHARLDLPPFDKSAMDGYAILAGDEAGAHRVLGRVAAGDAAPQVLEPGTTVKVMTGAPVPAGAARVVMQEHAHEEDGAVVFTVPAPSSSTNICARGEDLRRGERVLAAGRRLGPLEVANLVASGVTEVEVARPLRLALFSTGDEVVRDPADLTPGKILDTNTPLLEALAPRFGLELVRSEHLPDDREATAAGIRAGLAEADLVTLSGGISTGDFDHVQGALSDLGLRLLFSGVKIKPGRPLSAAATADHRLVIGLPGNPVAVFLTFQLCLLHVARRLSGEVDATPELVLPLGRPFRRKKAHRQEYVPARLDEARRPVPVEFHGSAHLAALMEADGFFVVPPGPGQLDEGAPVRFLPFR